A single Pseudomonas brassicacearum DNA region contains:
- the lgt gene encoding prolipoprotein diacylglyceryl transferase translates to MLPYPQIDPVALAIGPLKIHWYGLMYLVGIGGAWLLASRRLNRFDPTWNKEKLSDLIFWLSMGVIVGGRLGYVLFYDLSAYLANPTLIFEVWKGGMSFHGGFIGVMLAALWFGKRNNKSFFQLMDFVAPMVPIGLGAGRIGNFINAELWGKPTDVPWAMIFPPFSDPAQLPRHPSQLYQFALEGVALFLILWVFSRKPRPTMAVSGMFALFYGIFRFIVEFVRVPDAQLGYLAWNWLTMGQLLCLPMIVGGLALIWLAYHRAPAAAAKI, encoded by the coding sequence ATGCTGCCTTACCCGCAGATCGATCCGGTGGCCCTGGCCATCGGCCCGCTGAAAATCCACTGGTACGGCCTGATGTACCTGGTCGGTATCGGCGGCGCCTGGTTGCTGGCGTCGCGTCGGCTCAACCGTTTCGACCCGACCTGGAACAAGGAAAAGCTCTCCGACCTGATATTCTGGCTGTCCATGGGCGTGATCGTCGGTGGGCGCCTGGGTTATGTATTGTTCTACGACCTGAGCGCGTACCTGGCCAACCCGACGCTGATCTTCGAAGTCTGGAAGGGCGGCATGTCGTTCCACGGCGGGTTCATCGGCGTGATGCTGGCAGCGCTGTGGTTCGGCAAGCGCAACAACAAGTCGTTTTTCCAACTGATGGACTTCGTCGCGCCGATGGTGCCGATCGGCCTGGGCGCCGGGCGCATCGGCAACTTCATCAATGCCGAATTGTGGGGCAAGCCGACCGACGTGCCATGGGCGATGATCTTCCCGCCGTTCAGCGACCCGGCGCAGTTGCCGCGCCACCCGTCGCAGTTGTACCAGTTCGCCCTCGAGGGCGTGGCACTGTTCCTGATCCTCTGGGTGTTCTCGCGCAAGCCGCGGCCAACCATGGCGGTGTCGGGCATGTTTGCGCTGTTCTACGGGATCTTCCGTTTCATCGTTGAATTCGTCCGCGTACCGGACGCCCAGCTCGGCTATCTGGCATGGAACTGGCTGACCATGGGCCAACTGCTGTGCCTGCCAATGATCGTCGGCGGCCTGGCGCTGATCTGGCTGGCTTATCATCGCGCGCCGGCTGCGGCGGCCAAGATTTAA